The following proteins come from a genomic window of Achromobacter deleyi:
- a CDS encoding Bug family tripartite tricarboxylate transporter substrate binding protein: MHIMIQAARAAGALLLAAALAPAAGAAYPEQPIKLVMPYPAGGMTDVSGRTVMAELARKLEGNIVVENKPGAASTVASNWMTQQKPDGYTLYAAPVSLVLNPLIQGKVGYRPYDSFEPISMMIESPFVLQVNKDLPVKSVEELIALIRQRPDRYAIGTSGVGSINHLAAEYFMSRFGLKMTVVHYKGGGPASQDLVGNQIQMMFSAANEAAPLVQGGRTRALAVTTAQRLQLLPQVPTMNEAAGLTDFEAVFWLALMAPKGLPPDIAQRLSAAMRALGDDAPLAARLQELGVSLHVSDGAAVVRRMREDEAKWGALIQRMDLKPEN; encoded by the coding sequence CCCGAACAACCCATCAAGCTTGTCATGCCGTATCCGGCCGGGGGCATGACCGACGTGTCGGGCCGGACGGTGATGGCCGAGCTGGCGCGCAAGCTCGAGGGCAACATCGTGGTGGAGAACAAGCCGGGCGCCGCCTCGACCGTGGCCAGCAACTGGATGACCCAGCAGAAGCCCGATGGCTACACCTTGTATGCCGCGCCGGTGTCGCTGGTGCTCAACCCGCTGATCCAGGGCAAGGTGGGCTACCGGCCCTACGACAGCTTCGAGCCGATCTCGATGATGATCGAGTCGCCCTTCGTGCTGCAGGTCAACAAGGACCTGCCGGTCAAGAGCGTGGAGGAGCTGATCGCCCTGATCCGGCAACGGCCGGACCGCTATGCCATCGGTACGTCGGGCGTGGGGTCGATCAACCACCTTGCGGCCGAGTATTTCATGAGCCGCTTCGGGCTGAAGATGACGGTGGTGCACTACAAGGGCGGCGGCCCGGCCTCGCAGGACCTGGTGGGCAACCAGATCCAGATGATGTTCTCGGCGGCCAACGAGGCCGCGCCGCTGGTGCAGGGCGGACGCACCCGGGCGCTGGCCGTGACCACGGCGCAGCGCCTGCAATTGCTGCCGCAGGTGCCGACCATGAACGAGGCGGCCGGGCTGACGGATTTCGAAGCGGTCTTCTGGCTGGCGCTGATGGCGCCCAAGGGACTGCCGCCCGACATCGCGCAGCGCCTGAGCGCGGCCATGCGCGCCCTGGGCGACGATGCGCCGTTGGCGGCGCGCCTGCAGGAACTGGGCGTCAGCCTGCACGTGTCGGACGGCGCGGCAGTGGTGCGGCGCATGCGCGAGGATGAAGCCAAGTGGGGCGCGCTGATCCAGCGCATGGACCTCAAGCCCGAGAACTGA
- a CDS encoding LacI family DNA-binding transcriptional regulator — protein MRTAPRAQDVADLAEVSQSAVSRTFTPGASVSEETRRKVLAAAQRLGYRPNALARSLITRRSRIVALVMSYLENQFYPLVMERLSQRLQREGYHVLMFIAEVGEAADGVLAEILEYQVDGIVMASAMLSPTLARSCAEVGVPVLQFNRVSALGGLARHASSSVTSDNYAGGQAVARLLAGRGYRRFGFLAGLEDSSTSLERERGFRDALEAEGHALHARAVGHYDFERAKQAVRAMFAQDPPDALFAANDHMAIASLDVLRQELGLRVPRDIAVVGFDDVPQAAWGAYDLTTVRQGVDPMVEATVTLLREQMHAELRPRDVVVPVELVERGTVRPAT, from the coding sequence ATGAGAACCGCCCCGCGCGCCCAGGACGTGGCCGATCTGGCCGAGGTGTCGCAGTCGGCGGTCAGCCGCACGTTCACCCCCGGCGCCAGCGTGTCGGAGGAAACGCGGCGCAAGGTGCTGGCGGCCGCGCAGCGGCTGGGCTATCGCCCCAATGCCCTGGCGCGCAGCCTGATCACGCGCCGCAGCCGCATCGTGGCGCTGGTGATGAGCTACCTCGAGAACCAGTTCTATCCGCTGGTGATGGAGCGGCTGTCGCAGCGCCTGCAGCGCGAGGGGTACCACGTGCTGATGTTCATCGCCGAGGTGGGCGAGGCCGCCGACGGCGTGTTGGCGGAGATCCTGGAATACCAGGTCGACGGCATCGTGATGGCCTCGGCCATGCTGTCCCCCACGCTGGCGCGCAGTTGCGCCGAAGTCGGCGTGCCGGTGCTGCAGTTCAACCGGGTGTCGGCGCTGGGCGGCCTGGCGCGCCATGCCAGCAGCTCGGTCACGTCGGACAACTATGCCGGCGGCCAGGCGGTGGCGCGGCTGCTGGCGGGACGCGGTTATCGGCGTTTCGGCTTCCTGGCGGGGCTGGAGGATTCCTCCACCAGCCTGGAGCGCGAGCGCGGCTTTCGCGACGCGCTGGAGGCCGAGGGCCATGCGCTGCACGCCCGCGCCGTCGGGCATTACGACTTCGAACGCGCCAAGCAGGCGGTGCGCGCGATGTTCGCGCAGGACCCGCCGGACGCCTTGTTCGCCGCCAACGACCACATGGCGATCGCGAGCCTGGACGTGCTGCGCCAGGAACTCGGCCTGCGCGTGCCCCGCGACATCGCCGTCGTGGGTTTCGACGACGTGCCGCAGGCGGCCTGGGGCGCCTACGACCTGACCACCGTGCGCCAGGGCGTCGACCCCATGGTCGAGGCCACGGTGACGCTGCTACGCGAGCAGATGCATGCCGAACTGCGACCGCGCGACGTCGTCGTGCCGGTCGAACTGGTCGAACGGGGCACCGTGCGGCCGGCAACATGA
- a CDS encoding alpha-hydroxy acid oxidase, with protein sequence MTGLKRLLSVADVERAAGRRLPRSVYEFVRGGTEDEATLAENRRAFADYRLLPRGLNDVAGRDLRTALFGITHAMPVGIAPTGLAGMVRHECDLALAGGARQAQVPFILSGSSNVPLERVLREAPDTWYQAYFPGDRDRIARILARLEAAGVGTLVVTADTCVAANRENNARRDFTIPFRLTPRLVGEGMARPRWTVGVLLRTLLAGGVPRFANLYEEIGPPVTREPAHGFRTGRDRLDWGDMAWLRERWRGRLVIKGLMHPDDARRAAALGADGIIVSNHGGRQLDGAASSLQALAAIAPGLPPDMALMVDSGFRRGTDIIKALALGARFVFVGRPTLFGAALAGEAGVRHVLEILRSELDRDLALLGCRAVGDLGPGLLAGAAFQGRA encoded by the coding sequence ATGACGGGATTGAAGCGGCTGCTGTCGGTGGCCGACGTGGAGCGCGCCGCGGGGCGGCGCTTGCCACGCAGCGTCTATGAGTTCGTGCGCGGCGGCACCGAGGACGAAGCCACGCTGGCCGAGAACCGGCGTGCCTTTGCCGACTATCGGCTGCTGCCGCGCGGACTCAACGACGTGGCCGGGCGCGACTTGCGCACGGCCCTGTTCGGCATCACCCATGCGATGCCGGTGGGCATCGCGCCGACCGGCCTGGCGGGCATGGTGCGCCACGAGTGTGACCTGGCGCTGGCGGGCGGTGCGCGCCAGGCGCAGGTGCCGTTCATCCTGAGCGGCTCCTCCAATGTGCCGTTGGAACGGGTCCTGCGCGAGGCGCCGGATACCTGGTACCAGGCCTATTTCCCGGGAGACCGGGATCGTATCGCGCGGATCCTGGCGCGGCTCGAGGCGGCCGGGGTCGGCACCCTGGTGGTCACCGCGGACACCTGCGTCGCGGCCAATCGCGAGAACAACGCGCGGCGCGATTTCACCATTCCGTTCCGCTTGACGCCGCGGCTGGTGGGGGAGGGGATGGCACGGCCGCGCTGGACCGTCGGCGTGCTGCTGCGCACCTTGCTGGCCGGCGGCGTGCCGCGGTTTGCCAATCTGTATGAAGAAATCGGCCCCCCGGTCACACGCGAGCCGGCGCATGGCTTTCGCACGGGCCGCGATCGGCTGGACTGGGGTGACATGGCCTGGCTGCGCGAACGCTGGCGCGGCCGCCTGGTCATCAAAGGCCTGATGCACCCGGACGACGCGCGCCGAGCCGCCGCGTTGGGCGCCGACGGCATCATCGTGTCCAACCACGGCGGGCGCCAGCTGGATGGCGCCGCCTCGTCATTGCAGGCGCTGGCCGCCATCGCGCCGGGGCTGCCGCCGGACATGGCGCTGATGGTCGACAGCGGCTTTCGGCGGGGCACCGACATCATCAAGGCGCTGGCGCTGGGCGCCCGCTTCGTCTTCGTTGGCCGTCCCACGTTGTTCGGGGCGGCGCTGGCGGGGGAGGCCGGCGTGCGCCATGTGCTGGAGATCCTGCGCAGCGAGCTGGACCGCGACCTGGCGCTGTTGGGCTGCCGCGCCGTCGGCGATCTGGGGCCAGGCCTGCTGGCAGGCGCCGCATTTCAAGGCCGGGCCTAG
- a CDS encoding Bug family tripartite tricarboxylate transporter substrate binding protein: protein MRSTTLFRTLATAWALACAALPAHAQGGAAWPAKPIRYIVPFSPGGVSDGVARLMAEQLSTRLGQPVIVENKPGVSGVVGTQLVARAEPDGYTVVGGTITTHAVNPFFIKSLGYDPVKDFAPVALVGMVSNALVVRADSPFNSVQQVIDAARAQPDGLTYGTAGAGTSQHLSGQLFQSISGTRLRQIIYKGGSQSMVDLIGGQIDMVFETVAAARPMIDSKRVKVLGVTAAAPLADLPGAKPLAELGLPGFEMQSWQGIFAPAGTPAPIVERLAREIGAALQSPDVRAKLLTLGVAPDGRGPAPFAQFQRSEIDKWGKVIKDAGIQAD from the coding sequence ATGCGCAGTACTACCTTGTTTCGCACCCTGGCGACCGCCTGGGCGCTGGCCTGCGCCGCGCTGCCGGCCCATGCCCAGGGCGGGGCGGCCTGGCCGGCCAAGCCCATTCGCTACATTGTGCCGTTCTCGCCCGGCGGCGTGTCCGACGGCGTGGCCCGCCTGATGGCCGAACAGTTGAGCACGCGCCTGGGCCAGCCCGTCATCGTCGAGAACAAGCCGGGCGTGTCCGGCGTGGTCGGCACGCAGCTGGTCGCGCGGGCGGAGCCCGACGGCTACACCGTGGTCGGCGGCACCATCACCACGCACGCGGTCAACCCATTCTTCATCAAGTCGCTGGGTTACGACCCGGTCAAGGATTTCGCGCCGGTGGCGTTGGTGGGCATGGTCAGCAACGCGCTGGTGGTCCGCGCCGACAGTCCGTTCAATTCCGTGCAGCAGGTCATCGATGCCGCCCGCGCGCAACCGGACGGGCTGACCTACGGCACCGCCGGCGCCGGCACCTCGCAGCACTTGTCGGGCCAGCTGTTCCAGTCGATCTCGGGCACCCGGCTGCGCCAGATCATCTACAAGGGCGGCTCGCAGTCGATGGTGGACCTGATCGGCGGCCAGATCGACATGGTGTTTGAAACGGTGGCGGCGGCCCGGCCCATGATCGATTCGAAGCGCGTGAAGGTGCTGGGCGTGACCGCTGCCGCGCCGCTGGCCGATCTGCCGGGCGCAAAGCCGCTGGCCGAGCTGGGCCTGCCGGGCTTCGAGATGCAATCGTGGCAAGGCATTTTCGCGCCGGCGGGCACGCCCGCACCCATTGTCGAACGACTGGCGCGCGAGATCGGCGCCGCCCTGCAGAGCCCGGACGTGCGGGCCAAACTGTTGACGCTGGGCGTGGCGCCCGACGGCCGCGGCCCGGCGCCATTCGCGCAGTTCCAGCGCAGCGAAATCGACAAATGGGGCAAGGTCATCAAAGACGCCGGCATCCAGGCCGACTGA
- a CDS encoding SDR family NAD(P)-dependent oxidoreductase, with product MIALPQGPDFGLHGRRALVTGGSGGIGLAAAAALGRAGAHVTVAARREAELANVCAALRAEDIGCDALVLDVTDAPAVDAALGQGEVFDILVNNAGMNRPLPLVEQPDADIDAVLDLNVKAAFYVSRAVARRLRSAGRPGSLINVSSQMGHVGSPRRTLYCASKHALEGFTRALAWELGPDGIRVNTLCPTFIETPMTAGMLAEPGFRDWVCARNALGRVGQLHEVMGAVVFLASDAASLVTGSALMLDAGWTAA from the coding sequence ATGATCGCCTTGCCCCAGGGACCGGACTTCGGCTTGCACGGCCGGCGCGCGCTGGTCACGGGCGGCAGCGGCGGCATCGGCCTGGCCGCGGCCGCGGCGCTGGGCCGGGCCGGCGCGCACGTGACGGTGGCGGCCCGCCGCGAGGCGGAGCTGGCGAACGTCTGCGCGGCCCTGCGCGCCGAGGACATCGGCTGCGACGCCCTGGTGCTCGACGTCACCGATGCGCCGGCGGTCGATGCGGCGCTGGGGCAGGGCGAGGTGTTCGACATCCTGGTCAACAATGCCGGCATGAACCGCCCGTTGCCGCTGGTGGAGCAGCCGGACGCCGATATCGATGCCGTGCTGGACCTGAACGTCAAGGCGGCGTTCTACGTCAGCCGGGCCGTGGCGCGGCGCCTGCGGTCCGCGGGCCGGCCGGGCTCGCTCATCAATGTGTCTTCGCAGATGGGGCATGTGGGCAGCCCGCGACGCACGCTGTACTGCGCCAGCAAGCACGCGCTGGAAGGCTTCACCCGCGCCCTGGCGTGGGAACTCGGGCCGGACGGCATACGCGTCAACACCCTGTGCCCAACCTTCATCGAGACGCCCATGACAGCGGGCATGCTGGCCGAACCCGGCTTTCGCGACTGGGTCTGCGCCCGCAATGCGCTGGGCCGCGTGGGCCAGTTGCACGAAGTCATGGGCGCGGTGGTGTTCCTGGCCAGCGATGCCGCCAGCCTGGTCACGGGCAGCGCGCTGATGCTGGACGCGGGCTGGACGGCCGCATGA
- the hisD gene encoding histidinol dehydrogenase: MIRYLKRGRSAAVKTDADAKVRATVEDIIRDIETRGDDAVRDYSRKFDNWDPADFRLSRAEIEAARKQLSDREIEDIAFAQTQVRHFAQIQRDSMREVEVETYPGVVLGHRHVPMNAVGCYIPGGKYPLLASAHMSVLTAKVAGVKRIVSTAPPYQGKPHPAIVTAMDMAGADEILVLGGVQAVVAMAVGTASVDPVDMLVGPGNMFVAEAKRQLYGRVGIDLFAGPTETLVIADDSVDGELCAVDLLGQAEHGPTSPAVLLTTSETLARDTLVEIERQLNLLPTAGIAAQAWADCGEVIVCDSEAEMLAVADELAFEHVQVMTRDPDYFLKNLSNFGALFLGPRTNVSFGDKVIGTNHTLPTNRAARYTGGLWVGKFLKTCTYQRVLTDAASATMGEYCSRLCHMENFAGHGEQANIRVRRYGNRPDLPWYQPVEAQA, from the coding sequence ATGATTCGCTATCTCAAGCGCGGCCGCAGCGCCGCGGTCAAGACCGACGCCGACGCCAAGGTGCGCGCCACTGTCGAGGACATCATCCGCGACATCGAAACCCGCGGCGACGATGCCGTGCGCGACTACAGCCGCAAATTCGACAACTGGGATCCGGCCGATTTCCGCCTGTCCCGCGCCGAGATCGAGGCCGCGCGCAAGCAGCTGTCGGATCGCGAGATCGAAGACATCGCCTTTGCCCAGACGCAGGTGCGCCATTTCGCCCAGATCCAGCGCGACTCGATGCGCGAGGTGGAGGTGGAAACGTATCCGGGCGTGGTGCTGGGCCATCGCCATGTGCCGATGAATGCCGTCGGCTGCTATATCCCCGGCGGCAAGTATCCCTTGCTGGCTTCGGCGCACATGAGCGTGCTGACCGCCAAGGTGGCCGGCGTCAAGCGCATCGTCTCGACCGCGCCGCCTTACCAGGGCAAGCCGCACCCGGCCATCGTCACCGCCATGGACATGGCCGGCGCCGACGAAATCCTGGTGCTCGGCGGCGTCCAGGCCGTGGTGGCGATGGCGGTGGGCACGGCCAGCGTCGATCCGGTCGACATGCTGGTGGGCCCGGGCAACATGTTCGTGGCCGAGGCCAAGCGGCAACTCTACGGCCGCGTCGGCATCGACCTGTTTGCCGGCCCGACCGAAACGCTGGTCATTGCCGACGATAGCGTCGACGGCGAATTGTGCGCGGTGGACCTGCTGGGCCAGGCCGAACACGGACCCACGTCGCCGGCGGTGCTGCTGACCACCAGCGAAACGTTGGCGCGCGACACGCTGGTCGAGATCGAGCGGCAATTGAACCTGCTGCCCACCGCGGGTATCGCGGCGCAGGCCTGGGCCGATTGCGGCGAGGTCATCGTCTGCGACAGCGAGGCGGAAATGCTGGCCGTGGCCGACGAACTGGCGTTCGAGCATGTGCAGGTCATGACGCGCGATCCGGACTACTTCCTGAAGAACCTGAGCAATTTCGGCGCGTTGTTCCTGGGCCCGCGCACCAACGTCAGCTTCGGCGACAAGGTCATCGGCACCAATCACACGCTGCCCACCAACCGCGCGGCGCGCTATACGGGCGGGCTGTGGGTCGGCAAGTTCCTCAAGACCTGCACCTACCAGCGCGTGCTGACCGACGCCGCCAGCGCGACCATGGGCGAATACTGCTCGCGCCTGTGCCACATGGAGAACTTCGCCGGTCATGGCGAGCAGGCCAACATTCGCGTGCGCCGCTACGGCAACCGGCCGGATCTGCCCTGGTACCAGCCCGTGGAGGCCCAGGCATGA